agaagctgtctgtTGCCTTTGTTctactatgccctgcccccaagaggtggaatctatagaggcagtaggccttgctgagctgcgatgggctctgcccagtttgtgCTTCCAGGCCTCTTTCTTTACACTGtgagctactcaagcctcagtaatggcagacacccctccccccatccAGCTGCAGCATCACAGGtccatctcagactgctgcactagcagtcaGCAAGGCTCCGTGGGGGTGGGACCTGCCGAGCCAGTCAAGGAGggtatctcctggtctgctggttgctaagCCTGTGGGAATAGTGCAGTATTTGGTCAGGAGTGTACCGTTTCTCCAgatacagtctgtcacagcttcccttggccaggaaagggaaatcccccaaccccttgcgcttcctaGGTGAgacgatgccctgccctgcttcagctctcCCTCTGTGGGCTGTACTCACTGTCCAACAAGTcctaatgagatgaaccaggtacctcagttggaaatgcagaaatcacctgtcttctgcattgatcttgctgggagccacagaccggagctgttcctattcggccatcttcaatTCTGTTAGATTTTATAAATATAGTTGGTATTTACAAATGatggaaatttttttctgttcctatatgacatttatattttaatatctcaaTTCTTACCTTTATATAGGGGACAGAAACCTCTATAGCTTTTGAAGAGACACAGTGAAAATGGACTCTTTGTGTACAATGTGAATTTGGCCCTGATTGTGTAATAGGAACACTTCCAATATATCACCATTGAAAATGTTGCCTGTTTTAAGTGTCTAGTAAATACCTTGTGTCAAGGTAAAAAAGTTTCCTCTTTTTTCTAGTTAGCTAAGATTGTTTTCATTATGAAAGTGTGTTGCACTTTAGCAGatgaattttcagcattttctttAGTCTGTTAACATCAAGGCAAGAGAGTGTCAAGCAAGTAGTATTGGCATCCAGAGCATGCCACTGAGCATAAGAGGCTGTAAGTGCCTCATTATTTAAGTTTGGAGAAATGCCGCAGGGACTCCACCATAGAACCTGCAAGGAGTGGGCTGTTCAGCAGAAGTGGTTTAATAATCCCCATTCTCTTGTCAGTAAAAGGAGGCCTGGAGAGGAGAAGCGAAGGTTGCTGACCCACCTTGGGTGACATTTGTGCTCTCACAGTGGAAAtcatcccttcccctcctctccttttgGGGTATGGAAGGTGATTGTCCTAAGCCCGTCCTAATATTTGTGAGTAGGGATGCTCAGGTTACCTCAACATCTCTGATTAAGTCATGTAAGTCAAGGATGGGGAATCATTGCCTTTTGTAAAATTCTGACATTTGGAACCAGCAGATGGACTGATTTTATGGAGCAtggggagaagaagaggaaggacaaAGCTGTGAGCAGGAGTGTTCTGGGGCAATGTGTATTGCAACACCATGGTTTGAGTCTCCTAGGGGGCTGTGTGAATGCCAGTATCACAGGAGCTGCCTGGGGTTCACACTCTACTCATGAGCAAGTTGCTTCCTGAAACTCAGGGACCCCAGCAACAAGATATTATGGACTGAAATGTGTACTGGTGCAATGGTGAGGGTAAGGGACATGCAGCTAGAGGCAATCATAGAGTCTCTTTCCTGAAGAACCAGCTGCTGAAAGGAGCTGTCATTTGTAATCAGTCACACAAAGGTCCCCAACAACCAGTCAGTGTGGGCTGAGAGGCAGTAGTGTACCTACTGACATATGGTTCCTCCTGTGAGCAGATATTGCCCACCATTGGCACCAACAGCATTCTCTCTACCCTCTGCACatgcaaagaaataagagagtAGGCCACTGCCCACCCTTCACTTCAAGAAGCAACAGCTTCAAGCTGAGCCACAACTCTATGGCCTGAGTGGTGAAATGACAAAACTGGAGGGCAACATCATTTGTTTGGACTGTGTTTGAAATCAACCCTAGAAAGTTTGCATTACAGGAGTCTGGGAAAAAAATGTATGAAGAATTTTGAGACCATGTATTAGTTTTGGGAACAGGCTTCAAGCTTCAAGATTGCAAGGATCTGAATTAGGCTCTTAATAAAACCTGCTATTTATTAAACTAGTGATttgcattgatttattttttgatgttgtgccatccttgcattccttgGATATGCCCTACTTGGTCTGATGCTATATATGTTCATCACACACCCTATGGGCCAGGCACTATACTAGTTAAACTTATtaaccctattttatagatgCTATTATTCTCCcatatttacaaataagaaagTCAAGGGATATAGAGGTTAAAGTGATTTGCCAAATATTATGCAGCTAGTTCTTGGGCCAATGAATGTAGGAAGTCAGATTCCAGAGACTGCTATTAACCATGAATACAGGGCTGGACTTTACTGTTGTAAGCCCTTGAGAGGGAAATTTACTGTTGTGTTAGCTGACTGATACAATATCAATGATTAATAGAAAAGGTATAAGAAATTAACAGAtcagcccaggcacagtggctcatgcctgtaatcccagcacttttaatagttattttttaaattgtatttttgccTCTCTGCTTATAAATTAGATATTCTAAAAGTTCCCTTGTTTTGTTCAATCCTTATCCATTCTGAATTACATGTTCAGCTAATCATCTCAGCTAAGTAGTATTTTGGATACAAGCCATTTCCATAAGAGAGTAGtaatttcttctctgaagattTGATACAACTCACCTTAAAACCATTTTGTTGATGGAGGTATGGTTATtaatttttgtcttccatttctatattttatgatTAGTGATATATCAATTACTCTCATATATCAGTTATTCCTGAGCCAACTTAAATAATTCTAAACTttcttataatatatattttaccaatTTTCCATATGTTGCTATACAATTAACCTTACGTAGTATGATTTTATAATGTCAGTACCATCTGTACTAGTATAATAATCCCTTTTCCTCCtgatttgtttgttgttgttgttgttcgtttgtttgttcgagatggagtctcgctctgtagcccaggctggagtacagtggcatgatctcggctcactgcaaactttgcctcctggattcaagcaattctcctgcctcagcctcccaagtagctgggattacaggcgtgcaccaccacgtccagttaatttttgtatttctagtagagatggggtttcaccatgtttgccaggctggtcttgaactcctgacctcaggtgatctgcctgcctcagcctcccaaagtgctgggattacaggtgtgagccactgtgcctgggctgaTTTGTTAATTTCTTATACCTTTTCTATTAATCATTGATATTGTATCAGTCAGCTAACACAACAGTAAATTTCCCTCTCAAGGGCTTACAacagtaaatgttttattttctgctcCAGATCTTCCAGTTTGTTGAGGTTTGGCTGATTTCAGCTGAGTGAGCCTGGACTCAGCAGCAGTCAGCTGGACTCCAGACTTTCAGGTGAGTTCATGACTGTTCCATATCACTTTCCAGGGATACATACTTCCCATGATTGGGAAAGAAGCACAAAGGCCGCAGCAAACCTGTAAGCACACATTAAGCTGCTGCTCCTTTCGTTTCAGCTCAGGGTCACACGGCCACACCAAACAGCAAAGGGGCTGGAGTGTTTACTCCTCACACTCTAGTGGGAGCCTTTGTGAAGTCCTATGGCAAAGGGCCTGAGATGTAATTTTACAACACGGAGGAAACAACCCAAACTACCACGGCCATATCTGCTAAGTTTATGTCTCTTACAAAGAACcagtattctattttattagctctatggttatttttaattctagtttattaatttaattacataattttcattcattccttcattataCCCTCTTTTGAAGTGCATATTAATTTATCTGTCATGTAGGGTCCACACTCCTTGGAGGGCTATTTCTGAGGCTTATCATTTCTATCAGCTCTCATTCTGTTTGTCCCCTACTATATTTGGTAATTGTCCCATGGTGAACACAAATCTGCCTGGCCTCCATCTGAGACACCACTGAGGTGCCTGGGCTACGGGTGTGGTTCTTCTCCACTGCGTTTATGTCTCCACAGTGTGGGAGATCATGCCACGCTGAGACACTGGAAACACAATTTTTCATCTTGGCATAAATAGCAGAATTCTGTAATAGTCATAATAGCAACATAAATTCATCCCCGGGTCTATGAGAGGACAGACCTATGGGTACACATCCTTGGGGGATAATCTCATCCCCTCCAGAATCCAGGCTTTCTCAGGTTCCTTTGCTCCTAGGTGTATTTACCTCCTGCCTACCCTCTTTCCGCTCAAACCACCCTTTCTCTAACTCTGCAGCACAGTTAGGATCCTGGTTCAACGCAAATCTGTCAGTTTCACATTCCCACCTTCCTCAGAGGTCTGCCTATTTGCTGAGCGAATTGAAAGTCCTTTGTCCTCTGGGCCTATGGGCTCTTCAACATTGTGTCAATGGCATCAGGAGACACAGCCTTGAGAGGGATCTTCTTTACCACAGAAGCACCTCTTGGTGCCTGGCAGGCCCCCTGAATGGGAACTGGGAGGGCCGCTGGACAGGGCCTGATGACATGAGTACACAAGGGTGAGGACCCTTGAGAAGCCAAAATGCCTATCACAAGGCGGAGTCACAGGGAAGTgacccaccccactccccacctGGGAAAAACAAACTTCTCAAGCTGTTTGGTGACATGAAGTGTTTCAAAGAATGGGTGTGAGTTTGGAGGAAGGCAAGCATCAAAGATCATATCCGGGACCTGGGCAGCTTGACTAGGCTTTGGCGACAAGAACTGGACGCTTCTGGAAACTCAGGCCTGGATGAGCACAGATGGTCTGGTGTCTGCTTGaggtctctgcctctctcctctccctcgcACCCAATCCTCCTGTGTGCCCAGCCCTGGTTTGCACCCTGGGGATAGAGATGTGAACTGAGAATAGAAAAGTGAGATCACTGGTAAAGGGGGCACAGATGGTAGCTCCAGCCGGAGAGAAGAGGGCTGATTTGAGGACACACTCCTGGAGGATTCATTTGttccataaatgtttattgagcattgaCTCTGTTTCCAGGCACTCTTCTTGGTGGAGAAACAACAGCTGGGAAACAAGACCCCTGTTCTCATGAGCTTCTCATTCtacaggggtggggtgggtgatCAATCAATATgcaaccaaataaacaaaacagtacCACATGGAAGCAACAATCGGCAGAAAATTAGAACAGAGAATTACAACTCACTGACAGAGTGACTACTTAAAATTACAAGGTTAGCAAAGACCTTTCTCCAGAGATAATATTTCAGCTGAAAGCTGAGTGACAACAATTAAGCATGCAAAGATGCAGGGAcatgtccaggcagagggagcagcagaTGCCAATGCCCACATTCAGCTGTGGATTGAAGTCATCTGCAAATACCCCTTCTCCTTGTGCCTGGCCTGGTGAGATGCCCAAACAAGACATTTGACAAAAGTTCTAaatgagaggagaggaaggaggtgaCTCAGTGCTGGGGGTCTTTAGTCTCTCACCCTGGCCCTGCAATAAACGAAACACAAATGGAAGTAGTCGATTCAACTGATACAAAGGTATGTGCgcatgcatctgtgtgtgtccctgtacgtgtgtgtgtgcgtgtgtgtgtgtgtatgtgcatgcatttGTCTGGTGGAAGATCTATGCATGCTTTTTCTGGAAATAAATATCTAGAGAAAGCTACCCTAAGAACCTGTGACTCTGGAGGCTCAGAGGTGTTTAGCTGTGGAGACAAATGCCTGGGAGGGAGCAGTGCAGGATGGGGTGAGGACACTAATGTAGAGAGCTGCCTAGCTCTGCGCTGGAGACCCAGTGGCATCCCAGGCAGAGATGAGTGAGACAGACCCAACGAGGAAAAGGGAGATCCAGGTTCAGTCTGTGTCTTTCTGAATCTCCACCTCCAGCAGAGGGTTTGAGTCTCCTCCACATGAGGGTTTGAGTACAGACTTCGGGAGGCTCCCCTTTCATCAGGACCCATGCTAC
The Pongo abelii isolate AG06213 chromosome 8, NHGRI_mPonAbe1-v2.0_pri, whole genome shotgun sequence genome window above contains:
- the LOC100441836 gene encoding LOW QUALITY PROTEIN: mannose-binding protein A-like (The sequence of the model RefSeq protein was modified relative to this genomic sequence to represent the inferred CDS: substituted 2 bases at 2 genomic stop codons), yielding MADTPPPIQLQHHRSISDCCTSSQQGSVGVGPAEPVKEAQGHTATPNSKGAGVFTPHTLVGAFVKSYGKGPEMRHSLERDLLYHRSTSWCLAGPLNGNWEGRWTGPDDMSTQGSMHAFSGNKYLEKATLRTCDSGGSEVFSCGDKCLGGSSAGWGEDTNVESCLALRWRPSGIPGRDEXDRPNEEKGDPDQGLRGLQGPPGKLGPPGNTGAPGIPGPRSQKGDHGDNSVAEAKLASLEKELQSLRSELDHTKKLQAFSLGKMSGKKFFLTNDEQMPFSKVKNLCAGLXATVAAPKNAKENKAIQDVGKDTAFMDITDGANKGQFMHVTGGRLTYSNWKKDKPNDHGSREDRVILLKDRLWNDISCVSCFLAICEFTA